A window of the Cannabis sativa cultivar Pink pepper isolate KNU-18-1 chromosome X, ASM2916894v1, whole genome shotgun sequence genome harbors these coding sequences:
- the LOC115711649 gene encoding protein PIN-LIKES 3 → MDLLGLFVTASIPVLKVLLLTGLGSYLALDKVNILGKDAIKYLNTIVFYVFSPALVGSSLANTITYDSMIKLWFMPVNILITFIIGSLLGWVVIHFTRPPQHLRGLILGCCAAGNLGNLPLIIIPALCKEKGSPFGDSDVCYTYGMAYVSLSMAIGAVYLWSYVYNIVRVSSMSINDIKSSSGSLEEPLLLPSPEDVAGEEEVLPKTVHDDESSTAKVGNSESSGIKQRLVKLFRGLNLKALLAPSTIGAIIGYIIGVVPLFRKSLIGSGAPLRVIQDSAVLLGDGAIPALTLIIGGNLLRGLREEGIQKSLVVGIVVARYIALPLTGILVVKGAVHFGLVQPEPLYQFVLLLQFVVPPAMNIGTITQLFGAGEKECSVILFWTYALASISLTIWCTYFMWLVVT, encoded by the exons ATGGACCTTTTGGGGCTCTTCGTGACAGCATCTATACCAGTCTTGAAAGTTCTATTGCTTACCGGACTTGGTTCCTATCTTGCTTTAGATAAAGTTAATATTTTGGGGAAAGATGCCATCAAATATTTAAACACA ATTGTTTTTTATGTATTCAGTCCTGCGCTTGTGGGATCCAGCCTCGCAAATACCATAACATATGATAGCATGATAAAGTT GTGGTTTATGCCTGTAAATATTCTCATTACATTTATTATTGGTTCATTACTTGGATGGGTTGTGATCCACTTCACAAGACCACCTCAACACTTGAGAGGCCTCATTTTGGGTTGCTGTGCTGCAG GAAATTTGGGGAACTTACCCCTCATTATAATCCCAGCACTATGTAAAGAAAAAGGAAGCCCCTTTGGAGACTCTGATGTCTGCTATACTTATGGGATGGCTTATGTTTCCCTTTCAATGGCT ATTGGAGCAGTATATTTGTGGTCATATGTGTATAACATCGTCCGTGTATCTTCAATGAGTATAAACGACATCAAGTCTTCTAGTGGTTCATTAGAAGAACCACTACTACTTCCTTCCCCAGAGGATGTTGCAGGTGAAGAAGAAGTACTGCCAAAGACCGTACATGATGATGAATCTTCAACTGCTAAG GTGGGGAATTCAGAAAGTTCAGGGATAAAACAACGTTTGGTTAAACTGTTTAGAGGGTTAAATCTCAAGGCATTGTTGGCCCCTTCAACTATTGGAGCG ATTATTGGATACATAATTGGAGTGGTTCCTTTATTCAGAAAATCTTTGATAGGAAGTGGTGCTCCACTTAGAGTGATCCAAGACTCTGCTGTATTGTTGGG GGATGGGGCCATTCCAGCACTCACACTTATAATTGGAGGAAATCTTCTTAGAG GTCTAAGAGAAGAGGGAATCCAGAAATCTCTAGTTGTTGGCATTGTAGTAGCTCGTTATATAGCGCTCCCTTTGACAGGCATATTAGTCGTTAAGGGGGCAGTTCATTTCGGTCTGGTGCAGCCGGAACCATTGTACCAGTTTGTTCTTCTTCTCCAATTTGTAGTACCACCTGCTATGAACATAG GAACCATTACCCAGCTGTTTGGAGCCGGAGAGAAAGAATGCTCTGTTATCTTGTTTTGGACATATGCCTTAGCATCAATTTCACTTACTATTTGGTGCACGTATTTCATGTGGCTTGTTGTGACATGA
- the LOC115711665 gene encoding cyclin-dependent kinase B2-1 codes for MATPEATVTMSAMDAFEKLEKVGEGTYGKVYRAREKVTGKIVALKKTRLHEDEEGVPPTTLREVSILRMLSRDPHIVRLMDVKQGLNKEGKTVLYLVFEYMETDLKKFIRSFRQTTEKVPLDTVKTLMFQLCKGVAFCHGHGILHRDLKPHNLLMDRKTMMLKIADLGLARAFTVPLKKYTHEILTLWYRAPEVLLGATHYSTGVDMWSVGCIFAELVTTQALFPGDSELQQLLHIFKLLGTPNEEMWPGVSKLMNWHEYPQWSAQSLTKVVPNLDNDGLDLLRQMLQYEPSKRISAKKAMDHPYFDGLNKDAL; via the exons ATGGCAACACCGGAGGCCACAGTCACTATGTCGGCCATGGATGCTTTCGAGAAGCTGGAGAAGGTTGGAGAAGGAACTTATGGAAAGGTGTATAGAGCTCGAGAGAAGGTTACTGGAAAGATCGTTGCTCTCAAAAAAACCCGTCTCCATGAGGACGAAGAAGGTGTTCCTCCCACTACTCTCCGTGAGGTCTCCATCTTGCGAATGCTCTCCAGGGATCCTCATATCGTCAG GTTAATGGATGTGAAACAAGGGTTGAATAAGGAAGGGAAGACAGTTCTGTATTTGGTATTTGAGTATATGGAGACTGATCTCAAGAAATTCATTCGTTCATTTCGTCAAACTACGGAGAAAGTCCCTCTTGATACCGTCAAA ACTCTGATGTTCCAGCTTTGCAAAGGTGTAGCCTTTTGCCATGGTCACGGGATCTTACACAG GGATCTTAAGCCACACAATCTACTCATGGATCGGAAGACAATGATGCTTAAAATTGCAGATCTTGGGTTAGCTCGAGCCTTCACTGTTCCACTTAAGAAGTATACTCACgag ATATTGACTCTCTGGTACAGAGCTCCTGAAGTCCTTCTGGGGGCTACTCATTATTCAACTGGAGTGGATATGTGGTCTGTTGGTTGCATATTTG CTGAGCTAGTCACCACACAAGCACTCTTCCCAGGAGATTCAGAGCTTCAGCAACTCCTACACATATTCAA GTTATTAGGAACTCCCAACGAGGAAATGTGGCCAGGAGTAAGCAAGTTAATGAACTGGCATGAATATCCCCAGTGGAGCGCTCAAAGTTTGACCAAGGTTGTTCCTAACTTGGACAACGATGGATTGGATCTGTTGAGG CAAATGTTGCAGTATGAACCCTCAAAGCGTATCTCAGCAAAGAAAGCTATGGACCACCCTTACTTTGATGGTCTCAACAAGGATGCTCTCTAA